GATGCTTTATTATATGAACCCATATATAATATGTCAATTCTTTATGATGTATATAGCCAAGTACAATCATTGCCAGAACTTTGATTCAACGGATCTAATTAATTAGCATAATAAAGAATAGCCATCCAAAGGgtacttataaatatataagtACATATATTCCGATTATACAGTCTAATCAGTCACAAAATATATCTGTGCAAATTAAGATCAAACATGAAAATCTACGTTTTCTTATATTTAcaacaatttttaattttaattgaaatttttttattttttatataggtttaatctaaattaaaatacaattttaaaaaattagaaaaaaattagtGATAATATTTGGAATACAAAAATTTTAAACAAGGAAAACACTATCTTCATGATTCCgtgaatattaaattataaataaaaattagtgATTAATTTGCGTCAATTTGCTAAGCTTTTATGTAAGAAAATGAACATAGGATGCTGATGGGGAATGTAGGGCCAGTAGAGTTGGGTCAGGGTCCACAACTGACGCAACTCTACAAGTAGAATCGGGCCCAACACAAGTCTGCTCCCTGCAAGAAATCTGGGACCCACTTCTGCGTTAGTTAAAAAAGGTGGAGTACTAGCCAACAAGGACAGCGTGGCAGGTACCCCACCTCCTTGGAGCAACGCGAATTTGGCATTActgttaaattaattattgataaaattactttcttaaatatttttattaaaaaataattaaaaattaaatttaataaattttaattataaaaatataaaaataataaaataaattttttaaattattattttaataatatttaaaaaataattttaactttttaaaatCAATGCCACACAGGCTGATGTTCTTGGTTCCCATGGGCTTGGGCCTTCAATTTTTACGGTGAAATCaatgttgatgaatggaagtttttttttttttaattttctttttttttatatttaagaaAAGTTTTGTGGGACCCACTATACATGGACCCTACCATTTCCCACTCTCAACCGTACAATTGTGCCCATCATCTCCCGTCTCAGATCAAACGCTTGCTATAGCTTTTCAAAACCCCCTTACATTATTTGGTTAAAGCCGAGTAATAGAAGTGAATTGAagaaatttgattattttaataataataaatggatttgatttaatttctattagcaactttaatattttttattttcaattcgattaattttaatttaataatcaaattaattgaaataattaaatttatattaattatatttttatttataatatattatttataattatcatttttataattttattaataatatttaatttgtaattattcttttattaataataaatcacGTTTATTATTTTTAcaagcaaaaaaattaaaaatgtatttttattaatatattattaattaattaataatataaaatttattatatttttttgttaattggttaataataaaaaatcaacAAAATATTTTAGGTTTCGATtagattcaatttttttttaattttaatttgatttggttaatataaatagaatttattaaaattttaattaatttaaaatttaatttaatttaattcgattcaattAACTGAATACTCACTTTAATTTTACATCTCACGAGATTGATAATATACTAGTTAAATtgtaaaataatatacaaatgataatttaatttatatcttcaataaaaaaaattaatttttgaaatgtatttttagttaataataaattaaataagtcaattttaaattgaaaaactaaattatataaatattaaatttatatgaattaatctttttaaaaaatttaaattatcataattttcaatccaccaataataaatttaaataaaataattatttttattaattatattttattaaaaataaaaattatattttatttttttatcatatctcaaatattaaattatgagtCCTTATCATAAACAGTTTACACTTTACATCCTAAACCATCAATCGTGCAAATTTATTGTCActctcattattattattttaatttaatacattTTAACAAGTCAATGGGTGCCCACGTGGCATGACTTTGACATGAGTTCATGGGACCCACTTGCATATAGTTTACGCGTGTTCGGTTGCAAATgaaaatgaagagaaagagagCTTAGGAGAGTACCACGTGGAGGGCGGGTCCCTATCGAAACATTTGACGTGGTCAAATTTTCATGTCAAAtcgaatttaataattattaaattaaatatttatattaaaaaatatataaaattaattaaaatatatataaaaatatatataaatttaaatataaatataaatatttatttatttatatttaaatttatatattttaaatcggTAAGTGGTATAAACGCGCCTCCGAAAGCACGTGAAGCCTTTCAAATACGTGTCTTTTTAACAGTTCGGTGCTTATCTTGGCGTCACTAACTTACCATACATAAAAACCATTATTTGATAGCGAAGAAATGCAGACAAAATGAACCCCAAATTCACATGAAATGAAACTGAACATTTCTCTGCTTCTTCAGTGAAGTGCCCAATGCGATATATACATGTCTTCTCCTTCAAAGCCACCCTATGTTAGAGCCCAACCTAATGGACTCATAACTGTTATCTGCTCATTCTTTTCCAAGTGGGTTTGAGTTATCAGCTAAATTTGGCCGCTTTATGGCCAAAGGCAGGAGGCTAACAACGAGTCGCAGTGAAAGGCTACTGGGAAGCTTTGCTTACAGTAATGGCCAAGACACCGCCGTCAACGACTCGTCGGAGCTAGGCGAGGACGATGTATGGTCGATGGTTGATGATGCGGCTAATGGGAATGACCAGATTAGCAATAATTCTAAGGGAGAGTGGGTTTCGCGCGACGATGTTGAGAGTAATGGGAATATTTCTATGAGGAGCCGCCGTCGTATCCCCCGAGATGACCACCGCCACCACGTGGGGGGTTTGTCTTTGGCCTTCGAAAATTCTTCGGGCAAAGCGGCAGCGTCCAGAATCGTGCACCAGTT
The sequence above is a segment of the Hevea brasiliensis isolate MT/VB/25A 57/8 chromosome 11, ASM3005281v1, whole genome shotgun sequence genome. Coding sequences within it:
- the LOC131170717 gene encoding protein S40-5-like: MAKGRRLTTSRSERLLGSFAYSNGQDTAVNDSSELGEDDVWSMVDDAANGNDQISNNSKGEWVSRDDVESNGNISMRSRRRIPRDDHRHHVGGLSLAFENSSGKAAASRIVHQFRGHENVAATSPHHMATSAPVNVPDWSQILRVDSVESLPDSDDGYDDRDSEIVPPHEYLAREYARSRKMGCASVFEGVGRTLKGRDMRRVRDAVWSQTGFDG